The following proteins are encoded in a genomic region of Natrinema sp. DC36:
- a CDS encoding VWA domain-containing protein, with amino-acid sequence MVANAGGKKLSSLPFPAIVGQDDLKRVLLTVAANDGLDGALIVGEKGTAKSTAVRALVDLLPEQRAVADCPYGCSPDDPDLQCDECRERDSDDLPVETRPVPLVTLPLGATRDRVVGTLSVEDALAGEADFDPGLLARANRGILYVDEVNLLDDHLVDVVLDSAASGLNTVERDGISVSHPADFTLIGTMNPEEGDLRPQLRDRFALQATVEGCREIDDRVEIIDRALEADGGETDAVTEYADEVETLRGDLAAARDRLSSVDLPPDFKAEIADLCLEAGVDGHRGDVATARTAMTLAALEGRETVIEPDIHEAATYALPHRLRSTPFEDEPELDDLLEDRFDEESPDEGNEEGNESGRNDADDGDGSDGDDPKSEPEPRDGDERGDREAGGDDGSGDDDGGTDGDGSSDGTDPESDGDDGEDSEPEQRTEGSDDPASPNRSSAETGNGSSNDDSSEHDSESDESPEDDSEDETAQPLVPGQQRAGIGEARAPDLETPTAERDKSAAASATGTRASTAPSADNRGARVRTERASGDGPIDAAASVRSAASRGESRVDERDLRRSVRTGETSVTIVFAVDASASMRPAMRTAKGVVLELLRDSYEHRDQVSFVAFAGEDADVLLPPTDSVSLAARHLKDLPSGDRTPLPAGLETSRKVLERADTDASVVVLVTDGRANVADGSPTEATRTAARALATGDTQVIVVDAGDDSRAGLSELVASETDGELVDLATLSADAVRTAAERAADETGR; translated from the coding sequence ATGGTTGCAAACGCCGGGGGCAAAAAGCTGTCGTCACTCCCCTTTCCGGCGATCGTCGGACAGGACGATCTGAAACGCGTGTTGTTGACCGTCGCGGCCAACGACGGCCTCGACGGGGCCCTGATCGTCGGCGAGAAGGGGACCGCGAAGTCGACCGCCGTTCGAGCGCTCGTGGATCTCCTCCCCGAGCAACGAGCTGTCGCCGACTGTCCGTACGGCTGTTCGCCCGACGACCCCGATCTGCAGTGCGACGAGTGCCGCGAACGCGATTCCGACGACCTGCCGGTCGAGACGCGCCCGGTCCCGCTCGTCACGCTGCCGCTCGGTGCGACTCGAGACCGCGTCGTCGGCACCCTCTCCGTCGAAGACGCGCTGGCCGGCGAGGCGGATTTCGATCCCGGCCTGCTGGCTCGGGCGAACCGCGGCATCCTCTACGTCGACGAGGTCAACCTGCTGGACGACCACCTCGTCGATGTCGTCCTCGACTCGGCCGCGAGCGGGCTCAACACCGTCGAGCGCGACGGCATCAGCGTCTCTCACCCCGCCGACTTCACGCTCATCGGCACGATGAACCCCGAGGAGGGCGACCTACGGCCTCAACTGCGGGATCGATTCGCCCTACAGGCCACCGTCGAGGGCTGTCGCGAGATCGACGACCGCGTCGAGATCATCGACCGCGCGCTCGAGGCGGACGGCGGCGAAACGGATGCTGTGACGGAGTACGCAGACGAAGTCGAAACGCTGCGCGGCGACCTCGCCGCGGCCCGCGATCGCCTCTCGAGCGTCGATCTCCCGCCCGATTTCAAAGCGGAGATCGCCGACCTCTGCCTCGAGGCCGGCGTCGACGGCCACCGCGGCGACGTGGCGACGGCTCGAACCGCCATGACGCTGGCCGCGCTCGAGGGTCGAGAGACCGTCATCGAGCCCGATATCCACGAGGCCGCGACCTACGCGCTCCCACACCGCCTCCGGAGCACGCCCTTCGAGGACGAACCGGAGCTCGACGACCTGCTCGAGGACCGGTTCGACGAGGAGTCGCCGGACGAGGGCAACGAGGAGGGAAACGAATCTGGCAGAAATGACGCGGACGACGGTGATGGAAGTGACGGCGACGATCCGAAATCAGAGCCCGAACCGAGAGACGGAGACGAGCGCGGCGATCGCGAGGCGGGCGGAGACGACGGATCCGGCGATGACGACGGCGGTACGGACGGCGACGGCTCGAGCGACGGCACCGATCCCGAATCCGACGGTGACGACGGCGAGGACTCCGAGCCCGAGCAACGAACGGAGGGCAGTGATGATCCGGCATCGCCGAACCGGTCGTCCGCCGAGACCGGTAACGGGAGTTCGAACGACGACTCGAGCGAGCATGACTCGGAGTCGGACGAGTCACCCGAAGACGATAGCGAAGACGAAACCGCCCAGCCGCTCGTTCCCGGCCAGCAGCGCGCAGGGATCGGCGAGGCGCGGGCACCGGATCTCGAGACGCCGACTGCCGAACGCGACAAGAGCGCGGCCGCGAGCGCCACGGGAACGCGAGCGAGCACGGCACCGAGCGCGGACAACCGGGGCGCTCGAGTCCGTACCGAACGCGCGTCCGGCGACGGACCGATCGACGCCGCCGCGTCGGTCCGGTCGGCCGCGTCCCGCGGGGAGTCGCGGGTCGACGAGCGGGACCTCCGGCGATCCGTCCGCACCGGCGAGACGTCGGTGACGATCGTCTTCGCCGTCGACGCCAGCGCCTCGATGCGGCCGGCGATGCGAACCGCGAAGGGCGTCGTCCTCGAGCTCCTGCGCGACAGTTACGAACACCGCGATCAGGTCTCGTTCGTCGCCTTCGCCGGCGAGGACGCCGACGTCTTGCTCCCGCCGACCGACAGCGTCTCGCTGGCTGCCAGACATCTCAAGGACCTCCCCTCGGGCGATCGGACGCCGCTGCCGGCCGGCCTCGAGACCTCGCGGAAGGTCCTCGAGCGCGCCGACACCGACGCCTCGGTCGTCGTCCTCGTCACCGACGGGCGAGCGAACGTCGCCGACGGGAGTCCGACCGAGGCGACGCGAACCGCGGCTCGAGCGCTCGCGACGGGCGACACTCAAGTGATCGTCGTCGACGCCGGCGACGACTCCCGCGCCGGCCTCTCGGAACTCGTCGCGAGCGAAACCGACGGCGAACTGGTCGACCTCGCCACGTTGTCGGCCGACGCCGTCAGAACGGCCGCCGAGCGTGCGGCCGACGAGACGGGCCGATAG
- a CDS encoding alpha/beta hydrolase: protein MAELELDDGTIWYETTGDGPPLVFVHGGWMDGTAWEPQIEHFADEYRVVTLDVRGHGNTGVTEPDQYSIGLFTDDLETLLSRLEIERPILCGLSLGSMVVQEYLNRHSDDTAGAILGGAVRSMPPVEMPSGVKSFWSPMPALATSLSVSGSKGTFRSMLYSIQATTGERWLSVDPDTRADAIDAVGDIPSAEFRKIFDALYRYDPPELSGIETPTLVVHGEQEAPLVKRQGRQIASAVADGTQLELTESGHLVNQDRPRAFNAAATDFLEDLPAA, encoded by the coding sequence ATGGCAGAACTCGAACTCGACGACGGGACCATCTGGTACGAGACGACCGGTGACGGACCGCCGCTGGTGTTCGTCCACGGCGGCTGGATGGACGGGACGGCCTGGGAGCCACAGATCGAACACTTCGCCGACGAGTATCGGGTCGTCACGCTCGACGTGCGGGGCCACGGTAACACCGGCGTGACGGAGCCCGATCAGTACTCGATCGGCCTCTTCACCGACGACCTCGAGACGTTGCTCTCGCGACTCGAAATCGAACGGCCGATCCTCTGCGGGCTCTCGCTGGGGTCGATGGTCGTTCAGGAGTATCTGAATCGTCATTCCGACGACACGGCAGGGGCGATTCTGGGCGGGGCAGTACGGTCGATGCCACCCGTAGAAATGCCGTCGGGAGTGAAGTCGTTCTGGTCGCCGATGCCCGCGCTGGCCACGTCGCTGTCGGTCTCGGGGTCAAAAGGGACCTTCCGTTCGATGCTGTATTCGATACAGGCGACGACCGGCGAACGGTGGCTGTCGGTCGACCCCGATACCAGGGCCGACGCGATCGACGCCGTCGGCGATATCCCGTCGGCCGAGTTCCGGAAGATCTTCGACGCGCTCTACCGCTACGATCCGCCCGAGCTATCGGGCATCGAAACGCCGACGCTCGTCGTCCACGGCGAGCAGGAGGCCCCGCTGGTCAAGCGACAGGGGAGACAGATCGCGTCGGCCGTCGCCGACGGCACGCAACTCGAGCTCACGGAGTCGGGCCATCTCGTCAATCAGGACCGGCCCCGAGCGTTCAACGCGGCGGCGACCGACTTTCTCGAGGACCTCCCCGCTGCGTAG
- a CDS encoding MaoC family dehydratase, producing the protein MSSHCTDTDSVDSAPATEHWTSISKHVFNSYIEANNAFLAAMGFTGTGEASATQPNADTTTSTPAVEVAFGDENWLMERSTDDYDSLGVGDYVRFTKPIMDADITAFAQVSGDTNRLHLEPEFAENTQFGGRIAHGTLVAGTISAALARLPGVTVYLSQDLEFAGPVRIGETVTAECEIVEDLGGDRYRLHTTVVNEDNETVIDGEAVVIINELPDE; encoded by the coding sequence ATGAGTAGCCACTGTACGGACACCGACAGCGTCGACTCCGCTCCAGCAACTGAGCACTGGACCAGTATCTCGAAACACGTCTTCAACAGCTACATCGAGGCCAACAACGCCTTCCTCGCGGCGATGGGATTTACGGGCACCGGCGAGGCGTCCGCCACCCAGCCGAACGCGGACACGACGACTTCGACGCCGGCCGTCGAAGTCGCGTTCGGCGACGAGAACTGGCTCATGGAACGGTCGACCGACGACTACGACTCCCTCGGCGTCGGTGACTACGTCCGATTCACGAAACCGATTATGGACGCCGACATCACCGCGTTCGCACAGGTTTCCGGCGACACGAACCGGCTCCACCTCGAGCCCGAGTTCGCCGAAAATACCCAGTTCGGTGGCCGGATCGCCCACGGGACGCTCGTAGCCGGCACGATCAGTGCCGCGCTGGCCCGCCTCCCCGGGGTGACCGTCTACCTCTCGCAGGACCTCGAGTTCGCAGGACCAGTTCGGATCGGCGAGACGGTCACCGCCGAGTGTGAGATCGTCGAAGATCTCGGCGGCGATCGCTACCGGCTGCACACCACGGTCGTCAACGAGGACAACGAGACGGTTATCGACGGCGAAGCCGTCGTCATCATCAACGAACTGCCCGACGAGTGA
- a CDS encoding PQQ-binding-like beta-propeller repeat protein produces the protein MTDDPRAVDGRLEPAHGRRRILQAVGTAAVATAGLAGCLGQRGTDAIPRAETGLEQTVPDGVAQFRHSLERWGYYPDATVPDEVEREWRLDRLNTGSHGAAKASAVPLPDGGLVFPGDTGYLVALDADGTERWRTGTDTDSRGIHGTPAIADGRAYVGAYDGVLYAIDLETGDIEWRNDLGDAIGSSPLYHDGTIVIAVEYYDPEGSTFVVDAADGSVVWEDPEGRPTDHPHSTPAIDPESGHLVCGSNDGNLYGWRYPDLEFAWSFETEDRDDNNSEIKGPIATYDGGAYFGSWDHNVYRVNLEDGTEDWSFQTGNLVMSGPALDPELDTVFVGSHDGNLYALDAQSGERHWSFETDLAITGCPTVCDQRVLVGSKDTTLYALEKRTGDLVWEVDNDGVVTSTPRVIDGDIYYAERAPNPPEDGEDQSDEDIDTDGGGYKLVEAE, from the coding sequence ATGACAGACGATCCACGTGCCGTCGACGGGCGACTCGAGCCGGCACACGGCCGGCGTCGGATACTCCAGGCCGTCGGCACCGCCGCGGTCGCGACCGCCGGACTCGCCGGCTGTCTCGGCCAACGCGGAACGGACGCGATACCCAGAGCAGAAACCGGACTCGAGCAGACCGTTCCCGACGGCGTCGCCCAGTTCAGACACTCGCTCGAGCGGTGGGGGTACTATCCCGACGCCACGGTTCCCGACGAGGTCGAACGGGAGTGGCGGCTCGACCGACTCAATACGGGCTCCCACGGCGCCGCGAAGGCCAGCGCCGTCCCCTTGCCGGACGGCGGTCTCGTCTTCCCCGGCGACACGGGGTATCTCGTCGCCCTCGACGCCGACGGCACCGAGCGCTGGCGTACCGGGACGGACACCGACAGCCGCGGCATCCACGGAACCCCTGCGATCGCCGACGGCCGCGCGTACGTCGGCGCGTACGACGGCGTGCTCTACGCCATCGACCTCGAGACGGGCGACATCGAGTGGCGAAACGACCTCGGCGACGCCATCGGCTCGAGCCCGCTCTATCACGACGGCACCATCGTCATCGCCGTCGAATACTACGATCCCGAGGGAAGCACGTTCGTGGTCGACGCGGCGGACGGATCGGTCGTCTGGGAGGACCCCGAGGGGCGGCCGACGGATCACCCGCACTCGACGCCGGCGATCGATCCCGAGTCCGGCCATCTGGTCTGCGGATCGAACGACGGCAACCTGTACGGGTGGCGCTACCCCGACCTCGAGTTCGCCTGGTCGTTCGAGACCGAGGACCGAGACGACAACAACAGCGAGATCAAGGGACCGATCGCGACCTACGACGGCGGGGCCTACTTCGGCTCGTGGGACCACAACGTCTACCGGGTGAACCTCGAGGACGGCACCGAAGACTGGTCGTTCCAGACGGGGAACCTGGTCATGTCGGGGCCGGCGCTCGATCCCGAACTGGACACGGTCTTCGTCGGGAGCCACGACGGCAACCTGTACGCGCTCGACGCGCAATCGGGCGAGCGACACTGGTCGTTCGAAACCGACCTCGCGATCACGGGCTGTCCGACCGTCTGCGACCAGCGGGTGCTCGTCGGCTCGAAGGACACCACGCTCTACGCGCTCGAGAAACGCACTGGAGATCTCGTCTGGGAGGTCGACAACGACGGCGTGGTCACGAGCACGCCGCGCGTGATCGACGGCGACATCTACTACGCCGAACGCGCGCCGAATCCGCCGGAAGACGGCGAGGACCAGTCCGACGAGGATATCGATACCGACGGCGGCGGCTACAAGCTCGTCGAGGCCGAGTGA
- a CDS encoding ATP-binding protein — protein MVTVGRLLPVVSWNRAISVVGGRTIIIALGALYVVLATGRALVRVAAGTPIESVFIITLLVAGPGFVLLYTGYRLPALDIHAEFHDTIAAWCLGGFGVMFGVLLVYSLQPGEIVDDVATILILTALASVAGLAAGIRDGEAKTRTRELETRNRELQVAQSELEETVQRLEDANTQLAESNERLEHYRTYTDHVLNAIHDVFYVLEADGTLQRWNESLCEVTGYSDAAVASMSAGDFFDDDDRERIADSIATGFETGSLQLEAAIRTSDGASVPYEFAASRLETPDGEPVLAGIGRDISKRRERERELERRARQQQVVADLGQLALETDDLDELMHDATRQVATVLDNEYCKVLDLNEGTDELLLRQGVGWTDGLVGEATVSAVEADSQAAYTLANDHPIVVEDLATESRFSGPELLRSHDVRSGISTIIGPADDPWGILGTHDTDSKRFTEEDVTFVQSVANVLAEAIERRQYQDELEALIDDLEESNKRLEQFAYAASHDLQEPLRMVSSYLTLIERRYGDELDEDGEEFLAYAVDGADRMRDMIDGLLEYSRVEMRGDPFEPVDLEAVLEDVRKNLQVKIEDQETEITTESLPRVEGDAAQLRQVFQNLVSNAIEYSGEEPARVHVSAERNGAEWTVSVADNGIGIEPDDQKRIFEVFHRLHSREKHAGTGIGLALCERIVERHGGEIWVDSEPGEGSTFSVTLPAVDEECDDRTSGVRSA, from the coding sequence ATGGTGACGGTCGGTAGACTGTTACCAGTGGTCAGCTGGAACCGTGCCATCTCCGTCGTCGGTGGGAGAACCATCATCATCGCGCTCGGCGCGCTGTACGTCGTGCTCGCCACGGGGCGGGCGCTCGTCCGAGTCGCTGCGGGGACCCCGATCGAGAGCGTTTTCATCATCACGCTGCTCGTCGCGGGCCCCGGGTTCGTCCTCCTCTATACCGGCTATCGGTTGCCTGCGCTCGATATCCACGCCGAATTTCACGATACGATCGCGGCGTGGTGTCTCGGCGGGTTCGGGGTGATGTTCGGCGTCCTCCTGGTGTACAGTCTTCAGCCGGGCGAAATCGTCGACGACGTGGCGACGATCCTCATCCTGACGGCGCTCGCCAGCGTCGCCGGGCTCGCCGCCGGGATCCGCGACGGGGAGGCCAAAACGCGAACGAGAGAGCTCGAAACCCGCAACCGAGAGCTACAGGTCGCCCAGTCGGAACTCGAGGAAACGGTCCAGCGACTCGAGGACGCCAACACCCAGCTCGCGGAGTCGAACGAACGCCTCGAACACTATCGAACGTACACCGACCACGTGCTGAACGCAATCCACGACGTCTTCTACGTGCTCGAGGCGGATGGGACGCTCCAGCGGTGGAACGAGAGCCTCTGTGAGGTAACGGGCTACTCGGACGCGGCGGTCGCGTCGATGAGCGCCGGGGACTTCTTCGATGACGACGATCGCGAGCGGATCGCGGATTCGATCGCGACGGGATTCGAAACCGGTAGCCTGCAGCTCGAGGCAGCGATTCGCACCAGTGACGGCGCGTCAGTCCCCTACGAGTTCGCCGCCTCGAGACTCGAGACTCCGGACGGCGAACCGGTGCTGGCGGGTATCGGCCGCGATATCTCGAAGCGCAGAGAGCGCGAACGAGAGCTCGAACGGCGAGCCCGGCAGCAACAGGTCGTGGCCGATCTCGGCCAGCTCGCCCTCGAGACCGACGACCTCGACGAGCTCATGCACGACGCGACCCGGCAGGTGGCGACCGTCCTCGATAACGAGTACTGCAAAGTGCTCGACCTCAACGAGGGGACCGACGAACTCCTGCTCCGCCAGGGCGTCGGCTGGACCGACGGCCTCGTCGGCGAGGCGACCGTGTCCGCCGTCGAAGCGGACTCCCAGGCGGCGTACACCCTCGCGAACGATCACCCGATCGTGGTCGAAGACCTCGCGACGGAATCGCGCTTCAGCGGGCCCGAGTTACTGCGGAGTCACGACGTCCGCAGCGGCATCAGTACCATCATCGGTCCGGCCGACGACCCCTGGGGAATCCTCGGCACGCACGACACCGACAGCAAACGGTTCACCGAGGAGGACGTCACCTTCGTCCAGAGCGTCGCCAACGTCCTCGCGGAGGCGATCGAGCGCCGGCAGTATCAGGACGAACTCGAGGCGTTGATCGACGACCTCGAGGAGTCCAACAAACGCTTGGAGCAATTCGCCTACGCGGCCTCACACGACCTGCAGGAACCGCTCCGGATGGTCTCGAGCTACCTCACCCTGATCGAACGGCGGTACGGTGACGAACTCGACGAGGACGGCGAGGAGTTCCTCGCGTACGCCGTCGACGGGGCCGACCGCATGCGCGATATGATCGACGGGCTGCTCGAGTACTCCCGCGTCGAGATGCGGGGCGATCCGTTCGAACCGGTGGATCTCGAGGCCGTCCTCGAGGACGTTCGCAAGAACCTCCAGGTGAAAATCGAGGATCAGGAGACAGAGATTACGACGGAGTCGCTCCCCCGAGTCGAGGGCGACGCGGCCCAGTTGCGCCAGGTCTTTCAGAATCTGGTATCGAACGCGATCGAGTACAGCGGCGAGGAGCCGGCTCGGGTTCACGTCTCCGCCGAACGGAACGGTGCGGAGTGGACGGTGTCCGTCGCGGACAACGGAATCGGTATCGAGCCGGACGACCAGAAGCGCATCTTCGAGGTATTCCACCGACTCCACAGCCGCGAGAAACACGCCGGCACCGGCATCGGCCTCGCGCTCTGCGAACGGATCGTCGAACGCCACGGCGGGGAGATCTGGGTCGACTCCGAACCCGGCGAGGGCTCGACCTTCTCGGTCACCCTGCCGGCGGTCGACGAAGAATGCGACGACCGCACATCGGGCGTTCGATCGGCGTGA
- a CDS encoding helix-turn-helix domain-containing protein, giving the protein MDSALDEVEYLTRSEHRIEVIDALADGPHSRSDLRAITGASSSTIGRMLREFETQGWVVRDGHQHQATPAGRFIAEEVTTLLTRVETERTLRDVAQWLPTEKLGITIEAFAEAIITVSDDEDPYRPVERYDELIEDAKTMRAFGTATLKSANAGSLFRNVRAGMETEIIYPPPIVEAVLDWSPQAAKKRSC; this is encoded by the coding sequence ATGGATTCAGCACTCGACGAGGTCGAGTATCTCACACGCTCAGAACACCGCATTGAAGTGATCGACGCACTGGCCGACGGTCCGCATAGCCGATCAGACCTACGAGCCATAACTGGCGCATCGTCGTCCACGATTGGACGGATGCTGCGCGAATTCGAAACGCAGGGCTGGGTCGTCCGAGACGGCCACCAGCATCAGGCGACGCCCGCGGGTCGATTCATCGCGGAGGAGGTCACGACGTTGCTCACGCGGGTAGAAACGGAGCGGACACTCCGGGATGTCGCGCAGTGGCTCCCGACGGAGAAACTCGGTATTACGATTGAGGCGTTTGCCGAAGCGATTATCACAGTCTCTGACGACGAGGATCCCTACAGGCCAGTCGAGCGTTACGACGAGCTCATCGAGGACGCTAAGACGATGCGGGCATTTGGCACGGCAACCCTCAAGTCGGCCAACGCCGGATCATTGTTCCGAAACGTCCGCGCCGGCATGGAAACGGAGATCATTTACCCTCCACCCATCGTCGAGGCCGTCCTCGACTGGTCGCCCCAAGCAGCCAAAAAAAGGTCTTGCTAG
- a CDS encoding alpha/beta hydrolase, producing MAEATPPGTGKETGTVTSTDGTTVAFERTGSGPPLVLVHGNGDVHKFWDLAGAHPAFAERCTVYAISRRGRGASGDAATYELEREAEDVAAVVDSIDDPVTLLGHSGGALYSLEGALHTDNLRKLILNQPPIAVGNNELNVEEAVTAMKRLLDNGESEQALVLFLQDVGQLTPDELNAVRSAPIWQEMVEAAQALPRELRAIAKYEFDATRFEGLTTPTLLLSGGESPPLYRDATEAVGAALPNSRIVIFDEHAHEPMNTAPDRFVDEVLTFIRASN from the coding sequence ATGGCAGAAGCGACACCACCAGGCACGGGGAAGGAAACAGGAACAGTCACGTCCACGGATGGAACTACGGTCGCCTTCGAGCGAACGGGGAGCGGGCCACCGCTCGTGCTCGTCCACGGGAACGGCGACGTTCACAAATTCTGGGATTTAGCTGGAGCCCATCCTGCTTTCGCGGAACGTTGCACCGTATACGCGATCAGCCGTCGCGGTCGTGGGGCGAGCGGCGACGCCGCCACGTACGAGCTGGAACGAGAGGCCGAGGACGTGGCTGCGGTCGTCGATTCGATCGACGACCCAGTGACACTGCTCGGGCATTCAGGCGGGGCCCTCTATTCACTGGAAGGTGCCCTACATACCGATAATCTACGCAAACTGATCCTGAACCAACCCCCCATTGCGGTCGGCAACAACGAACTTAACGTCGAAGAAGCGGTCACCGCAATGAAACGGTTGCTCGACAACGGTGAGAGCGAGCAGGCGCTCGTTTTGTTCCTGCAAGACGTCGGTCAACTTACGCCGGACGAACTCAACGCGGTTCGCTCGGCACCGATCTGGCAGGAGATGGTTGAGGCGGCCCAAGCACTGCCCCGCGAGTTGCGAGCGATCGCCAAGTACGAGTTCGATGCCACCCGGTTCGAGGGACTGACCACGCCGACGTTGCTGCTGTCCGGGGGTGAGAGCCCTCCACTCTACAGAGACGCGACCGAAGCGGTCGGCGCTGCGCTCCCGAACAGCCGGATCGTTATCTTCGACGAGCACGCACACGAGCCAATGAATACTGCACCGGACCGATTTGTTGACGAGGTACTCACGTTCATCCGTGCATCGAACTAG
- a CDS encoding class I SAM-dependent methyltransferase — MTTETRTPAESIDEEKLDELVGTAVNDLGGAVQAALAEIGDWLGLYTALADAGPLTSTELAEQTDTHERYVREWLRSQAAGGYVTYDPETGLYSLSPEQKAVLADEDSPAFMLGGFQGMNAILADVQDDIEAAFRTGDGVGWHEHHPELFPATERFYKPGYAASLVSEWIPSLEGVDEKLENGARVADIGCGYGATTILMAEAYPNSTFVGIDYHDHSIDMARERAEEAGVAGRLSFEVATAEEYNGNDYDLVTIFDAFHDMGNPVGVAAHVRETLADDGTLMLIEPFANDQVEDNLNPVGRVFYGFSTMFCTPNSLDQGGNPALGAQAGEERLREVVTEGGFSRFRQAAETPFNLVLEVRE, encoded by the coding sequence ATGACAACAGAAACCCGCACGCCGGCAGAATCAATTGATGAAGAGAAACTAGACGAACTCGTCGGAACAGCCGTGAACGATCTCGGCGGTGCGGTCCAAGCCGCACTGGCCGAAATCGGTGACTGGCTCGGCCTCTACACGGCATTGGCCGACGCAGGACCACTCACATCTACTGAACTGGCCGAACAGACAGATACCCACGAACGCTACGTGCGTGAGTGGCTACGCTCGCAGGCTGCTGGTGGCTACGTAACCTACGACCCCGAGACAGGTCTGTATAGTCTTTCTCCCGAACAGAAGGCCGTGTTAGCTGATGAGGACAGTCCGGCGTTCATGTTGGGCGGCTTCCAAGGAATGAACGCTATCCTTGCGGACGTTCAAGACGACATCGAAGCGGCGTTCCGGACTGGCGACGGTGTAGGATGGCACGAGCACCACCCGGAACTGTTCCCGGCCACGGAGCGGTTCTACAAACCTGGCTATGCGGCCAGCCTAGTGAGTGAGTGGATCCCTTCCCTTGAAGGGGTAGATGAGAAGCTCGAAAACGGCGCACGCGTGGCCGACATCGGCTGTGGCTATGGGGCAACAACGATCCTCATGGCCGAGGCGTACCCGAATTCGACGTTCGTCGGCATCGACTACCACGACCACTCGATAGACATGGCACGTGAGCGCGCCGAAGAGGCTGGTGTCGCCGGCCGCCTCAGCTTCGAGGTGGCGACAGCTGAGGAGTATAATGGGAACGACTACGACCTAGTAACCATATTCGACGCCTTCCACGACATGGGCAATCCCGTCGGCGTGGCGGCGCACGTCCGGGAGACGCTCGCCGACGACGGGACGTTGATGTTGATCGAGCCGTTCGCCAACGATCAGGTCGAAGACAATCTGAACCCGGTGGGGCGAGTGTTCTACGGCTTCTCGACAATGTTCTGCACGCCGAACTCGCTTGACCAAGGCGGAAATCCTGCACTGGGTGCGCAAGCGGGCGAGGAACGGCTGCGTGAGGTGGTTACTGAAGGAGGCTTCAGCCGATTCCGGCAGGCGGCTGAGACACCGTTCAATCTGGTACTCGAAGTCAGAGAGTGA
- a CDS encoding geranylgeranylglycerol-phosphate geranylgeranyltransferase has protein sequence MTAGETGRGLLELTRPVNVIAAGVLTFIGSFVAGGVTEEPIAVAAAVGATALAVGAGNAINDYFDREIDRINQPERAIPRGAVSPRGALAFSIVLFAGAVALALALPPLAIGIAVVNLLALIAYTEFFKGLPGLGNALVAYLVGSTFLFGAAAIEGGEIGPAVVLFVLAAIATLTREIIKDVEDLEGDREEGLHTLPIAIGERRALAVAALLLVAAVVASPMPYLREEFGVAYLLVVVPADAIMLIAAYESFADPTAGQSHLKYGMFLAAVAFMVGRAALSVSLPL, from the coding sequence ATGACAGCCGGGGAGACTGGTCGCGGGTTGCTCGAGTTGACGCGGCCGGTGAACGTGATCGCGGCGGGCGTGCTGACGTTCATCGGCTCGTTCGTCGCCGGCGGCGTGACTGAGGAGCCGATCGCAGTCGCTGCAGCGGTGGGTGCCACGGCGTTGGCGGTCGGTGCGGGGAACGCGATCAACGACTATTTTGATCGGGAGATCGACCGAATCAACCAACCCGAGCGGGCGATCCCCCGCGGTGCGGTGAGTCCGCGTGGCGCGCTGGCGTTCAGCATCGTCCTCTTCGCTGGCGCGGTCGCCCTTGCGCTGGCACTGCCCCCGTTAGCGATCGGTATCGCGGTCGTCAATCTCCTGGCGTTGATCGCGTACACTGAGTTCTTCAAGGGCCTTCCCGGACTGGGTAACGCGCTCGTCGCGTACCTCGTCGGCAGCACGTTCCTCTTCGGCGCGGCGGCGATCGAGGGAGGAGAGATCGGTCCAGCGGTCGTGCTCTTCGTGCTCGCGGCGATCGCGACGCTGACCCGAGAGATCATCAAGGACGTCGAGGACCTCGAGGGCGACCGCGAGGAAGGACTGCACACGCTTCCGATCGCGATCGGGGAACGCCGGGCGCTCGCCGTCGCGGCCCTCTTGCTCGTGGCGGCAGTCGTCGCCAGTCCGATGCCCTACCTCCGCGAGGAGTTCGGGGTCGCGTATCTACTCGTCGTCGTCCCCGCGGACGCGATCATGCTTATCGCCGCTTACGAGAGCTTCGCGGACCCGACCGCCGGCCAATCACATCTCAAGTACGGGATGTTCCTCGCCGCAGTGGCGTTTATGGTCGGTCGTGCTGCTCTCTCGGTATCACTGCCACTGTAG